One genomic segment of Dehalogenimonas alkenigignens includes these proteins:
- a CDS encoding PAS domain-containing sensor histidine kinase: protein MPGRENGKNQISVRDSIEQRLLANATSTFRTMFERSGTAKAVLNEHGIIVMANETLARLVDLSVAEIEGKHSWFEFVAESDRKKAQEYHRLRRSHPGTAPELYEFRLLDHNGSIHEIEINVAMFPGTELSLLSLIDNTHLKTAQEMGRLTRFAVENAPESIFWLNESGALLYANAAACRLLGYNLGQIMSLSIHEIDAGHAKRDWLKLFKELRQAGSMVWQSEYRRQDGHVLPVELMITYIQLNDKHYYWAFARDVTATRQAEKREQQLQTELNVSGRLASVGELAAGVAHEINNPLTGIIGFSERLLRKATDEKLAADLKRIHSEALRAARVVQNLLTFARQRQPSKEPVDVNSIVKESLALREYELRQRGIQVVTHLAELPCIMADQYQLEQVLVNLIVNAEQAIAIANKGDRLTVTTGVLDEFIVVTVADNGPGIKPENLDKLFDPFFTTRVDSGGTGLGLSICHGIVAEHGGRLTVSSELGSGAVFTVALPLKENRCPPPDES, encoded by the coding sequence ATGCCCGGTCGTGAAAACGGCAAAAACCAGATTTCCGTTAGAGATTCAATTGAGCAGCGTCTGCTGGCTAATGCGACTTCGACCTTCCGGACTATGTTCGAACGCAGTGGCACCGCCAAGGCTGTCCTTAATGAGCATGGCATTATCGTTATGGCCAATGAGACGCTTGCCCGGCTAGTTGATCTTTCGGTCGCTGAGATAGAAGGAAAGCACTCTTGGTTTGAGTTCGTCGCCGAGTCTGACCGGAAAAAAGCTCAGGAATACCACCGGCTGCGCCGTAGTCATCCGGGTACTGCCCCGGAACTCTATGAATTCCGTTTACTCGATCATAATGGCAGCATCCACGAGATAGAAATCAATGTAGCCATGTTTCCCGGGACAGAACTTTCGCTTCTTTCGTTGATCGATAATACCCATTTGAAAACGGCGCAGGAGATGGGCCGTCTGACCCGGTTTGCTGTCGAAAACGCGCCCGAATCGATTTTCTGGCTCAACGAAAGCGGCGCTCTGTTGTATGCCAACGCCGCTGCCTGCCGCCTTCTCGGTTATAACCTCGGGCAGATCATGTCGCTGTCTATTCATGAGATAGATGCCGGCCACGCGAAGCGTGACTGGCTAAAGCTGTTCAAGGAACTCAGGCAGGCTGGTTCAATGGTCTGGCAGTCGGAGTACCGGCGTCAGGACGGGCACGTACTGCCGGTGGAACTCATGATTACGTATATCCAGTTGAATGATAAGCATTATTACTGGGCTTTTGCCAGGGACGTGACGGCTACGCGGCAGGCCGAAAAGAGGGAACAGCAGCTTCAAACCGAGTTAAATGTATCAGGACGGCTGGCCTCTGTCGGCGAGTTGGCAGCCGGCGTCGCCCACGAGATCAACAACCCTTTGACTGGAATTATCGGCTTTTCGGAAAGGCTGCTCCGCAAGGCAACCGATGAAAAATTGGCCGCCGACTTGAAAAGGATCCATTCTGAAGCGCTCCGGGCTGCCAGGGTAGTCCAGAATCTGCTTACCTTCGCCCGTCAGCGCCAGCCCAGTAAGGAGCCTGTGGATGTTAACAGCATAGTCAAGGAGTCGTTGGCTTTACGGGAGTATGAGCTGCGCCAGAGGGGGATTCAGGTTGTGACTCATCTGGCGGAATTACCTTGCATCATGGCAGACCAGTATCAGTTAGAGCAAGTGCTGGTCAATCTGATTGTCAACGCTGAACAGGCTATCGCTATCGCCAACAAAGGCGATAGATTGACCGTTACTACCGGCGTTCTTGATGAGTTCATCGTGGTGACCGTGGCTGACAACGGACCGGGCATCAAACCGGAGAATCTGGACAAACTGTTTGATCCATTTTTTACCACTCGCGTCGACAGCGGCGGCACCGGCCTCGGCCTGTCGATTTGCCATGGCATAGTTGCGGAGCATGGCGGCCGGTTGACTGTATCCAGCGAGCTTGGCTCCGGCGCGGTTTTCACCGTTGCTCTGCCGCTAAAAGAAAACCGGTGCCCCCCTCCGGATGAATCCTAG
- a CDS encoding CinA family protein: MAAEEQKIAESLVRRGLSIATVESATGGLMAVRLTSVPGASEFFRGGLITYHNEIKLRLAGVKYETLMNYGAVSAQVAEEMAAGGRRTLGVDICLSDTGIAGPGGETSAKPVGLFYIGLATPEGTWSRKFIFKGDRDKNRESAAAAALKWAAEYLGNFKGS, translated from the coding sequence TTGGCCGCAGAAGAACAGAAGATCGCCGAATCGCTCGTCCGTAGAGGTCTTTCGATAGCTACGGTGGAATCCGCCACTGGCGGACTTATGGCGGTCAGATTGACCTCGGTGCCCGGAGCCTCCGAATTTTTCAGGGGTGGGCTGATTACTTATCATAATGAGATCAAGCTGCGTTTAGCCGGCGTAAAATACGAAACCCTGATGAATTACGGTGCTGTCAGCGCCCAGGTGGCTGAAGAAATGGCTGCCGGCGGGCGCCGGACTCTCGGGGTTGATATTTGTCTTTCGGATACCGGCATCGCCGGGCCGGGAGGAGAAACCTCAGCCAAGCCCGTCGGTCTATTCTACATCGGGTTGGCTACTCCCGAAGGGACATGGAGCCGGAAATTCATCTTCAAGGGCGATCGCGACAAGAACCGGGAATCGGCAGCGGCGGCAGCGCTGAAGTGGGCAGCGGAATATTTGGGGAATTTTAAAGGCTCTTAA
- a CDS encoding DUF167 domain-containing protein, with amino-acid sequence MSQAYVNFRVQPGAKKTEAVGFYAGSIKIKVAAVPEKGAANAALIEYLSRELGLPKDAIQIIRGHFGRNKSVAFEGLTPEEVKRRLIP; translated from the coding sequence GTGAGTCAAGCATACGTTAATTTCCGGGTCCAGCCAGGCGCCAAAAAGACCGAGGCCGTCGGTTTTTATGCCGGGTCCATAAAAATAAAGGTAGCAGCGGTTCCGGAAAAAGGCGCCGCAAATGCGGCGCTAATCGAATACCTTTCCAGGGAATTGGGCCTGCCAAAAGACGCCATTCAGATAATTCGAGGGCATTTCGGCCGGAATAAGTCCGTTGCTTTTGAAGGTCTGACACCGGAGGAAGTGAAACGCCGCCTAATCCCGTGA